Genomic segment of Primulina huaijiensis isolate GDHJ02 unplaced genomic scaffold, ASM1229523v2 scaffold37281, whole genome shotgun sequence:
CCATCAGTTGGCCTAAAGGCACCACAGCAATCTGAGCTGAGATGGCCGTGATGGATAATGGCTCCTTTCTGTACCAGAAAAACTGGTTAAGGAATGATAAAAGAACACAAGAAAGCGTGCCCAAGAACCACATTCTGAAAGTGAGAACTGGGAGGGCAGGGTCATCTGTTGTTGATACCGTGAGGGCCACTTGTGGGATTGGCGAGTTTTCTTCTTCCGATTCTGAGTGTTGATACAAGCTGGATGAAGGGTCGTCGTTGTTTTCCTCATTTCTTGATGCTGCAAGTTACAAGATTCTTTGttaaatttcttcaagaacatgtgtccaggattattattattattatcattatattcCTAGCTCAACTGTCACAAAGAATCGAAAAAAGAAACTTACTTATGAGAGGATCAGTGATTTGGTCGGACAACTCTTCCATTTTTCGTTGAATTCTTGAAAGGGATAATTGTTCACAtcgaaaaatgactaaaattgtcaaaataaacATAGAGATAACGGGCTTATAAGACTGAATATAATCAAAAAATGACCGGAAAAAAAAATCcccttttttcatattttcagatATTGGTAATCAACCATTAAATGTTATTTAACAATAAATTGATTACAGTCCAATACTTTGTATTCGATATTACAAACATTATGATATAAAGTAACTACTATTGATTTCATGAttaaaacatgcatttaaattaaTTTCGATAACGATATctctaatataatattttcttttgtacgGGAAGTCaatatgatgttatgaaaactTTACATTTGCtttttttgtaataataatatgagGAGTTGTTGATGTCTGCTTAGTGTTATTTGGGTATATGGTGAAAATGTCGTCGTTCTTACAACTTGAATATAAAATGCCACTAAAAAATTCTCACTTGTATCGTCCATTTCTCTGAGTGAATGCatcacaaaatatatattttttccttgcgaaaatatagtaaaataaatattttttttattatcctTGATGTTAGATGAATcccatatatatattaaaagaaCATCGAAATCCTGGTTTTGCATTTAttgaaccaataattaattCATCGAGATCATGATAAGCGGATCCGTCTCTCGTAATTTATACCAAAAACCAAAATGAATGCATTCGTCTTACTGAAAGGCAAGGGTCGCTGTTAAATCAGGAGGCCCAACTGCATTAGGGGgttcatttttttactttttattttttaaaaagtgatGTTTCCCACTTAGGAATTTActtgattgattaattaatataaacatGATTTGTACTAGAAAAGTGTGATTGATTTTCTTAAAAacgtaaaaaaaacaaaaaaaacaaaaaaaaacaaagcaatGTACGTGTTGTATGTATATAATATGTATACACACGGATGAAAAAGATGTTGGATAAATGAATAAGAAGAGTTGTGAATAGAAAAGGGAGTGGGAGTTGTTGTCCCACATTGAGGAAATAACAATATGAAGTCTTCCTTATAAACTTTTAGTTTGAAATAAAGGTTTGGGTCTCAAGGGGACTCGAAGTTTTTAGACGAGAGAAGACGCTAGTAGACTATGTCTCGATGTATTGAAAACATACGCGCATGCCCGCCAAGCGCGGCGTGGTGCGGTCTTCgaccaattttattttttttagaccaaatttatttggaaattaaatttttctgaaTGCACAACAGTGTGCATGGTGCTGCAGGCTCTCGGACAGAGCTGGGCGCGCGGCCGCGCAGCTTCTCGCACAGGCGCGGCGCTTGCTGCACGCAGACAAAACGCTGCGCGCGCGGCCTGAATGCACAACAGTGTGCATGGTGCTGCAGGCTCTCGGACAGAGCTGGGCGCGCGGCCGCGCAGCTTCTCGCACAGGCGCGGCGCTTGCTGCACGCAGACAAAACGCTGCGCGCGGCCGCGCGCGCAGCGCTGGTTCTGGATAAATGCGCGCCCCTTGGCTATGATGGCATCAGTTCTTGGCTGTTTTTGGCCCAACCAATCTATCTCTTGACTAGAATTGTGTCTCTTCGAAGCATCCGGTTTGGAGAAACGTGTCTTTTCAACGCAACCGATGATCATCTATAAATAATCCCTCCAACCATTGTCCAAGGTTGCTGAATCTTTTGCTTCATCTCCTCTTCTCATATTGTTGCATCATTTTTCGAAAAAATACTTCAAAGCTCTACATATTTTGTTGTTCGCTGTGTTCAAGAGTTTGAGTGCTGCATTCTCTTGATTGAAATCGTTGTAAATTGGGGACGATTGCTTGTAATGTATAGCACTTTCATACGGGCAATTTCGTCTTGCGGAGAAAGGATCTTCTTTGACTCGACTTGATCTTATTGTTGCTGCGTTTTGTTCGTGATTCAAGTTGATGTGATTTGCTCGTGTTTAAAGACTTCCAACATATCCAGGGTAATATCTatcaattaaaagattaattttatGAGTTCGATATTTCTTaccaatatttatattttagaaaTTCTATTCTTTTTAACAATTTAAGTACTTGAATTGAATTTTAAAGAATATATGTTATTCGTTAATTTGATGACATTTATTAGATAGAACCAATAAATAtgctcaaaaaatatatatatattatgtgtaACATACTTGCATTTGTTGAACTTGTGAATTATTGAGAAACACAATATCGATGAAGTTGAACCAGTAGTCATAATCCAAAATATATACTGCGTAATTTACCTTGGCTTCAATCATAATTATTCAAAGCTCTTTTGCCGCACTATCAGCCGGGGATGCACAGGTCAACTCCATAAATTACGTACACTCGAAAGcataaaaactatttttactCCATGTGTGTCTCGCTGTAAATAGTACATTATCCGATAGTTGCCTTATTTTCTCGCTAAATTTTTTGACCCTTCACGTAAAATAATGATCAATACTTGTATTTGATTATGATTTAAGTTTTTCCAGCTATGATCGAGGTAAATGGAAGTGACTTGTTCCAAGGCAACTTCCATGTTAAAATAATCGTTTTTTTTCATTCTACAGACATTGTTTGAATTTAGAGTATGAGTGTATATCTTCAGATTTCCCATTTTTCCCATTTTATGGTCTGTAGCATACTGATAATATTTTGGGTTTGGGAAAAAAGAATGGTGAAGTTGTGTTTTCCTACGTGTAGATTAGGGAGAATTATGGGTTGGCTTCAAGTTGTGTTAGGAGGTCTTGTCATACTTCTGAGCTTATCAACACTAGGTAAGCTTTACTCTCCCGGATTTTTCTTACACAGCTACCATATATGTCCCCATCTCTATGATGTTAATCATGTTGTGCTTCAAGAAATCGATTTCAGAGCTCTAGCAGCTCGAGTAGATGAAGTGCTTAACAAGATGGAAAGCCTTCAAGAGAATCTCGAATCAGCCGTGCATCGAATGGATAATAACGAAGGCAGCATTCCAAGATTGGAGTACAAGAAGTTCTTGGAGGATGAGGTGATTAGGCCAGTCTATAGAGCCTACATTGCTCTCAGGCAAATTCGTTTCCCGAAAATCGAAGGGAGTGAAAACATTACTATAAAAGAGGATCCCTTGATCAATACTTTCGTTGTAGAGGAGATTCGGAAGTACATAACACCTAAAGAGAACAGGGTGGGCAATATTAACATATATGGATCTGAGAAGGTATACAACACGATAGGGCATGCTTGCGTGCTGATGAAGAAAGAATTGGAAGAGTATATGGACTATGATGTTGGATCGTATTGTAAGGATGATTGGAACTTGGCTCAAAAGCTTATGGTTCACGGGTGTGATCCATTGCCTCGAAGACGGTGCTTTGCACGAGCCTCTAAACTATACTTgagaccttattcgatcaacGAGTCTCTTTGGAGGATACCTGAGGGGAGAAATGTGCGGTGGAGTAATTATCAGTGCAGAAACTTTGAGTGCTTATCTGGCAAGAATCCAAAACGAGGTTATTCGAAGTGCACAGGATGTTTCGAAATGGACAAGGAAAAACTCAAGTGGATTACAAACACCACCCTTCCTACAGATTTCTTGATCCAAGATGTTTTGTCAACCAAACCGGGTGAAATAAGAATCGGATTGGATTTTGGAATAGGGACGGGTACATTTGCAGCACGAATGAGAGAGCAAAACGTGACCATTGTTTCGACAGCCTTAAACTTAGGAGCCCCTTTTAGTGAAACCATCGCTTTAAGAGGGTTGATCCCTTTATATTTGACGTTGAACCAACGCTTACCGTTCTTTGATAACACGATGGACTTGATTCACACAGCAGGCTTTATGGATGGATGGCTCAATTTACAGCTGTTAGATTTCATCTTGTTCGATTGGGATCGTGTTTTGAGGCCGGGCGGATTGCTATGGATCGATAAGTTGTTCTGTAAAAGGAAAGACTTGGATGACTACATGTATATGTTTTTGCAGTTTAGATATCGGAAACACAGATGGGCAATTGCTCCCAAAACTAAGGATGAAGTTTGCCTTTCAGCTTTGCTTGAGAAGCCTCTTAGATCACTTTAAACGATATGTTAATGCAATGATGCTTCTTCCTCTTTTCCTTTTTGTCGccataaattaatattattgaatTCATTTTACACGGTAACATATAATTTCATTCGCACACAAATTCAAAATTAGTTTATGCTACCGGCGCATCCATGCATATCGAAGATCGTTGATAAAGAGAATACAGATTAGATGCAAGAGTTCCATTCATCGACATAATACTTTGCCGTAGGTTTATAGCTTAATGGTTCTGTTGATAGATTTTATGTCTAAATTGAgcaatatttcttccaaaagaCTTGAAATTGTGTGAGCACACAAAGCTGATGTCTACTTGCCTTTGAGAGTATACCCTAAGACATTTGACCCACCAAGTTGCAAACTTTTCCTCGAATTGATGTG
This window contains:
- the LOC140968463 gene encoding probable methyltransferase At1g29790 → MVKLCFPTCRLGRIMGWLQVVLGGLVILLSLSTLGKLYSPGFFLHSYHICPHLYDVNHVVLQEIDFRALAARVDEVLNKMESLQENLESAVHRMDNNEGSIPRLEYKKFLEDEVIRPVYRAYIALRQIRFPKIEGSENITIKEDPLINTFVVEEIRKYITPKENRVGNINIYGSEKVYNTIGHACVLMKKELEEYMDYDVGSYCKDDWNLAQKLMVHGCDPLPRRRCFARASKLYLRPYSINESLWRIPEGRNVRWSNYQCRNFECLSGKNPKRGYSKCTGCFEMDKEKLKWITNTTLPTDFLIQDVLSTKPGEIRIGLDFGIGTGTFAARMREQNVTIVSTALNLGAPFSETIALRGLIPLYLTLNQRLPFFDNTMDLIHTAGFMDGWLNLQLLDFILFDWDRVLRPGGLLWIDKLFCKRKDLDDYMYMFLQFRYRKHRWAIAPKTKDEVCLSALLEKPLRSL